A DNA window from Paralichthys olivaceus isolate ysfri-2021 chromosome 3, ASM2471397v2, whole genome shotgun sequence contains the following coding sequences:
- the LOC109625650 gene encoding elongation factor 2-like, whose translation MVNFTIDQIRAIMDKKANIRNMSVIAHVDHGKSTLTDSLVSKAGIIASSRAGEARFTDTRKDEQERCITIKSTAISMFYELGVNDLAFIKHSKDGSGFLINLIDSPGHVDFSSEVTAALRVTDGALVVVDCVSGVCVQTETVLRQAICERIKPVLMMNKMDRALLELQIDPEDLYQTFQRICETVNVIIATYGEEDGPMGNIQIDPPVGTVGFGSGLHGWAFTLKQFAEMYVAKFAAKGNSTEMTPEEHCKKVEDMMKKLWGDRFFDASTGKFLKTGQTADGKNLPRTFVALVLDPIFKVFKAIMDFDKEETAKLIQKLDIKLDNEDKEKEGKPLLKAVMRRWLPAGEALLQMITIHLPSPVTAQRYRCDLLYEGPSDDEAATAIKTCDPNGPLMMYISKMVPTTDKGRFYAFGRVFSGCVSTGLKVRIMGPNYVPGKKEDLYLKPIQRTILMMGRYVEPIEDVPCGNIVGLVGVDQYLVKTGTITTFENAHNLKVMKFSVSPVVRVAVEAKNPADLPKLVEGLKRLSKSDPMVQCIIEESGEHIIAGAGELHLEICLKDLEEDHAGIPIKKSDPVVSYRETVSAPSSVMCLSKSANKHNRLFMKARPMEDGLAEDIEKGDVNMRQDPKVRARHLAENFDWDVGEARKIWCLGPDGTGPNMLVDVTKGVQYLNEIKDSVVAGFQWASKEGVLCEENMRSVRFDVHDVTLHTDAIHRGGGQIIPTARRALYACELTAEPRIMEPVYLVEIQCPNSAIGGIYGVLTKRRGHVFEEYTVTGTPMHVSKAYLPVMESFGFTADLRSSTGGQAFPQCVFDHWQILSGDPMDPTTKPSNVVAETRKRKGLKEGIPPLDNYLDKM comes from the exons ATG GTGAACTTTACCATAGACCAGATCCGTGCCATCATGGACAAAAAGGCCAACATCCGTAACATGTCTGTGATTGCCCATGTCGACCATGGAAAGTCAACTCTGACAGACTCGTTGGTGTCGAAGGCAGGCATCATTGCATCATCTCGTGCTGGAGAGGCCCGTTTTACAGACACGCGCAAAGATGAGCAGGAACGTTGCATTACCATCAAATCTAC CGCCATCTCCATGTTCTACGAGTTGGGGGTAAATGACCTGGCCTTCATTAAGCATAGCAAGGATGGCTCTGGCTTCTTGATCAACTTGATTGACTCACCAGGACACGTTGACTTCTCCTCTGAAGTGACTGCAGCTCTCAGAGTGACTGATGGAGCTTTGGTTGTTGTGGATTGCGTTTCTG gtgtttgtgtgcaaactGAGACTGTGCTCCGTCAGGCCATTTGCGAGCGCATCAAACCAGTCCTGATGATGAACAAGATGGACCGTGCCTTGTTGGAGTTACAGATTGACCCAGAAGATCTTTACCAGACTTTCCAGCGTATTTGTGAGACGGTGAACGTCATCATCGCCACTTATGGAGAAGAAGATGGTCCTATGGGCAACATCCAG ATTGATCCACCAGTGGGTACTGTTGGCTTTGGCTCTGGACTCCATGGCTGGGCTTTTACCCTGAAGCAGTTTGCTGAGATGTATGTAGCCAAGTTTGCTGCCAAGGGTAACAGCACTGAGATGACACCAGAAGAGCATTGCAAGAAAGTGGAAGACATGATGAAGAAACTGTGGGGTGACAG GTTTTTTGATGCCAGTACTGGAAAGTTCTTGAAGACTGGTCAAACAGCCGATGGCAAAAACTTACCCCGCACCTTTGTTGCTCTTGTGTTGGACCCCATCTTCAAG GTGTTCAAGGCCATCATGGACTTCGATAAAGAGGAAACTGCCAAACTGATCCAGAAGCTGGATATCAAGTTGGACAATgaagacaaagagaaggagggtAAGCCTCTCCTGAAGGCTGTCATGCGTCGCTGGCTGCCAGCTGGAGAAGCACTCCTGCAAATGATCACCATCCACCTGCCTTCCCCGGTCACTGCCCAGAGGTACCGTTGCGATTTGCTCTATGAAGGTCCCAGCGATGACGAGGCTGCCACAG CCATCAAGACTTGTGACCCCAATGGTCCTTTGATGATGTATATCTCAAAGATGGTCCCCACCACTGACAAGGGTCGCTTCTATGCCTTTGGTCGTGTGTTCTCGGGGTGTGTCTCCACTGGCCTGAAAGTGCGCATCATGGGACCAAACTACGTCCCTGGAAAGAAGGAAGACCTTTACTTGAAGCCAATTCAGAG GACCATTTTGATGATGGGCCGTTATGTTGAGCCCATTGAAGATGTACCATGCGGCAACATTGTGGGTCTGGTTGGAGTGGACCAGTATCTTGTCAAGACGGGAACAATCACCACCTTTGAGAATGCGCACAACTTGAAAGTGATGAAGTTCAGTGTCAGCCCTGTTGTGAGAGTTGCTGTGGAGGCAAAAAACCCTGCTGACCTGCCCAAGCTGGTGGAGGGTTTAAAGCGTCTGTCCAAGTCTGACCCTATGGTGCAGTGCATCATTGAGGAGTCTGGAGAACATATCATTGCTGGAGCTGGAGAGCTGCATCTGGAGATCTGTTTGAAGGATCTGGAGGAAGATCATGCTGGCATCCCAATCAAG AAATCTGACCCAGTGGTGTCCTATAGGGAGACCGTCAGCGCACCATCAAGTGTCATGTGTCTGTCAAAGTCTGCCAACAAGCACAACCGTCTGTTCATGAAGGCCCGTCCCATGGAAGACGGCCTAGCAGAGGATATCGAAAAGGGTGATGTTAACATGCGCCAGGACCCCAAGGTCCGTGCTCGTCACCTTGCTGAGAATTTTGACTGGGATGTCGGCGAGGCTAGAAAGATCTGGTGCCTTGGACCTGATGGAACTGGCCCCAACATGCTGGTGGATGTTACCAAGGGAGTGCAGTACCTTAATGAGATCAAGGATAGTGTTGTGGCTGGCTTCCAGTGGGCTTCCAAGGAG GGTGTCCTCTGTGAAGAGAACATGCGTTCTGTTCGCTTTGACGTCCATGATGTGACCCTGCACACAGACGCCATTCACCGTGGTGGTGGTCAAATTATTCCCACAGCCCGCAGAGCTCTGTATGCTTGTGAGCTCACCGCTGAGCCTAGAATCATGGAGCCTGTCTATCTGGTAGAGATCCAG TGTCCTAACTCAGCAATTGGTGGAATCTATGGAGTGTTGACCAAGAGGCGTGGTCATGTGTTTGAAGAGTACACAGTCACTGGGACACCCATGCATGTCAGCAAGGCCTACCTGCCCGTCATGGAGTCATTTG GTTTCACAGCTGACCTTCGATCTTCCACTGGTGGCCAGGCCTtcccacagtgtgtgtttgatcactGGCAGATCCTCTCTGGAGACCCAATGGATCCCACAACCAAGCCTAGCAATGTTGTTGCTGAGACACGCAAACGTAAGGGTCTCAAGGAAGGCATCCCACCATTGGATAACTACCTGGACAAAATGTAA
- the hmg20b gene encoding SWI/SNF-related matrix-associated actin-dependent regulator of chromatin subfamily E member 1-related isoform X1 — MGGIKQEQGDASQQLRASHSADQTQDEPKKRGWPKGKKRKKVLPNGPKAPVTGYVRFLNERRELMRARYPDLPFPEITKRLGAEWTRLAPNDKQRYLDEAEREKMQYAQELKEYQQTEAYQITSAKIQDKRIKKEDAPSVIISTSSGSSLPKASDLPSRFDIPIFTEEFLDQNKAREAELRRLRKANIEFEEQNAVLQRHIKDMYNAKERLEAELGQDEKRTQALQQHLLAIKHTLVNSLSSVPLPGTGETASLGNLDSYLSCLSGALEGNPHKHRALLTQLCEVLSHLDSEKL, encoded by the exons ATGGGAGGGATCAAACAGGAGCAGGGTGATGCCTCACAGCAGCTCAGAGCCTCACACTCAGCCGACCAGACCCAAGACGAG CCCAAGAAGAGAGGCTGGccaaagggaaagaaaagaaagaaggtgCTACCAAACGGTCCTAAGGCACCAGTAACAGGGTATGTGCGCTTCCTGAATGAGCGGCGGGAACTTATGAGGGCCCGATACCCTGACTTACCTTTTCCTGAAATCACCAAAAGACTCGGAGCAGAGTGGACACGTTTAGCTCCAAATGACAAACAG CGCTATCTGGACGAGGCGGAGCGGGAGAAGATGCAATATGCACAGGAATTGAAGGAATATCAGCAGACTGAGGCCTATCAGATCACCAGTGCTAAGATACAAGACAAAAGGATCAAGAAAG AAGATGCTCCATCTGTCATCATCAGTACTAGTTCAGGGTCATCTTTACCAAAG GCTTCTGACCTCCCAAGTAGATTTGACATCCCTATCTTCACAGAGGAGTTCCTGGATCAGAACAAAG CTCGAGAGGCTGAGTTACGGCGACTTCGTAAGGCTAACATTGAGTTTGAGGAGCAGAACGCAGTGTTGCAGCGGCACATCAAGGACATGTACAACGCCAAAGAGCGTCTGGAGGCTGAACTGGGGCAGGATGAGAAGCGCACCCAGGCTCTTCAGCAACACTTACTGGCCATTAAACACACGCTGGTTAACAGCCTCTCATCAGTCCCACTGCCAG GTACAGGTGAGACAGCCTCTCTTGGGAACCTGGACTCATACCTGAGTTGTCTCAGCGGCGCGCTTGAGGGAAACCCACACAAGCACCGTGCCCTGCTCACCCAGCTTTGTGAGGTCCTCTCTCATCTTGACAG TGAGAAGTTATGA
- the hmg20b gene encoding SWI/SNF-related matrix-associated actin-dependent regulator of chromatin subfamily E member 1-related isoform X2, whose amino-acid sequence MGGIKQEQGDASQQLRASHSADQTQDEPKKRGWPKGKKRKKVLPNGPKAPVTGYVRFLNERRELMRARYPDLPFPEITKRLGAEWTRLAPNDKQRYLDEAEREKMQYAQELKEYQQTEAYQITSAKIQDKRIKKDAPSVIISTSSGSSLPKASDLPSRFDIPIFTEEFLDQNKAREAELRRLRKANIEFEEQNAVLQRHIKDMYNAKERLEAELGQDEKRTQALQQHLLAIKHTLVNSLSSVPLPGTGETASLGNLDSYLSCLSGALEGNPHKHRALLTQLCEVLSHLDSEKL is encoded by the exons ATGGGAGGGATCAAACAGGAGCAGGGTGATGCCTCACAGCAGCTCAGAGCCTCACACTCAGCCGACCAGACCCAAGACGAG CCCAAGAAGAGAGGCTGGccaaagggaaagaaaagaaagaaggtgCTACCAAACGGTCCTAAGGCACCAGTAACAGGGTATGTGCGCTTCCTGAATGAGCGGCGGGAACTTATGAGGGCCCGATACCCTGACTTACCTTTTCCTGAAATCACCAAAAGACTCGGAGCAGAGTGGACACGTTTAGCTCCAAATGACAAACAG CGCTATCTGGACGAGGCGGAGCGGGAGAAGATGCAATATGCACAGGAATTGAAGGAATATCAGCAGACTGAGGCCTATCAGATCACCAGTGCTAAGATACAAGACAAAAGGATCAAGAAAG ATGCTCCATCTGTCATCATCAGTACTAGTTCAGGGTCATCTTTACCAAAG GCTTCTGACCTCCCAAGTAGATTTGACATCCCTATCTTCACAGAGGAGTTCCTGGATCAGAACAAAG CTCGAGAGGCTGAGTTACGGCGACTTCGTAAGGCTAACATTGAGTTTGAGGAGCAGAACGCAGTGTTGCAGCGGCACATCAAGGACATGTACAACGCCAAAGAGCGTCTGGAGGCTGAACTGGGGCAGGATGAGAAGCGCACCCAGGCTCTTCAGCAACACTTACTGGCCATTAAACACACGCTGGTTAACAGCCTCTCATCAGTCCCACTGCCAG GTACAGGTGAGACAGCCTCTCTTGGGAACCTGGACTCATACCTGAGTTGTCTCAGCGGCGCGCTTGAGGGAAACCCACACAAGCACCGTGCCCTGCTCACCCAGCTTTGTGAGGTCCTCTCTCATCTTGACAG TGAGAAGTTATGA